AATTGGGGGCGGATCTGGATTTATAGTATCTAAAGATGGATACATTATCACATCAGCACACGTTATTGCTGATCCAGAGGCTACTTATTCCGCAGTACTAGAGCCAACTAAAAAATATCCGATCAAAGTATTATCACGTGACCCTATTAATGATATTGCAATTTTAATCATAGAAGGTAAAAATTTTCCATTCTTAGAATTGGGTAATGCCAAGGACGTAGAGCTGGGAGAACCGGTAATTGCGGTTGGAAACCCCTTGGGAGAATTCTATGACACTGTTTCGGCGGGAATAGTTTCTGGTCTATCTAGACTAATTAACGCCCACAACGGTTTTTCAGAAAAATCAACTAGATTAAAGGGCCTTATCCAAACTGATGCTGCGATAAATCCTGGTAATTCCGGCGGGCCACTAATTAATATGGAAGGTAAGGTTATAGGAATCAATACTGCAATGATTATGGGCAGTCAGAATATTGGATTTGCCATACCCATTGATTATGCAAAAAAAGACCTTGAAGAGGTGCGCGAACATGGAAGAATTAAACGGCCATTCCTTGGCATTAAATACATAATATTAAATCCAGAAATTGCTGAACAAAACAGTCTGCCAGTTGATTACGGCGCATTAATAATACGGGAGAGACTGGGAGAAGAGGCCGTTATTCCCCGCTCGGCAGCAGAAAAAGCGGGACTAAGAGAATTTGATACAATCTTAGAGATAAACGGAGAGAAAATAAACGAAGCAAACTATCTCTCTGATATCCTGGAAAGAAATGAAATAGGAGATAAGGTTAAAATAAAGGTTTTTAGAAACAAAAAAATAATAAACCTTGATCTCTTTCTTGAAGAGAAGAAATAAAAGAAGCCTTATAAAGACTTTTTCAGTGGGGGTGAGCGACGGGATTTGAACCCGCAACCACTGGTACCACAAACCAGAGCTCTGCCGTTGAGCTACGCCCACCATGGTGCCCTCGCTAGGAATCGAACCTAGATCCACAGCTTAGAAGGCTATTGTTCTATCCTTTGAACTACGAGGGCTCGAGAAAAGTATATAGCAAAACCGGACTTTTATCAAGCAGTTTTAATTTCTCTTTTTTTGTGATATAAATATTCTTATGAAAACAAAAGGACTTGAAAAAAACATAATAACGGTGGTTGGCATTTTTCTCCTCATGACCATACTTTTTGGTCTTATGGCATCCCCAACGAATGATATTGAAGAAATATCTTTAAGCCAATTGGTAAGAAAAATCAATGAAGGCTCTATTAAAGAAATTAGTGTCGCTGGATCTAAGCTAGAAATTATTCAGCATGACGGAACAGAGTTAACTGCGCTAAAGGAGCAAGAATCACCTATAATTGAAACTCTTGTAAGTTATGGTATTACGTCCGAACGATTACAGGAAGTTGACATTTTAATCAAAAAGCCTCGAGATTGGACCTGGACGGGTGTTTTTATTATCGGGTTCCTCCCCGTTCTTATCTTCCTTGTTTTCT
The window above is part of the Candidatus Nealsonbacteria bacterium genome. Proteins encoded here:
- a CDS encoding trypsin-like peptidase domain-containing protein, with product MNQKYPITEIVKKVCPAVITITVSKNLPEIEGFYNFPFKDQNFVIPKTKGKKKIETKIGGGSGFIVSKDGYIITSAHVIADPEATYSAVLEPTKKYPIKVLSRDPINDIAILIIEGKNFPFLELGNAKDVELGEPVIAVGNPLGEFYDTVSAGIVSGLSRLINAHNGFSEKSTRLKGLIQTDAAINPGNSGGPLINMEGKVIGINTAMIMGSQNIGFAIPIDYAKKDLEEVREHGRIKRPFLGIKYIILNPEIAEQNSLPVDYGALIIRERLGEEAVIPRSAAEKAGLREFDTILEINGEKINEANYLSDILERNEIGDKVKIKVFRNKKIINLDLFLEEKK